The Bacteroidota bacterium genome window below encodes:
- a CDS encoding DUF1800 family protein: protein MMTKARSRPEGNTRRWKAGSRHPQTQVVGYTQPMPVLQPLAVQTTLDTNTDPLTASQARHLLRRTQFGATPAQIQALVGRPANQVVDELMLAARNTPLPPNPSWYNTFPTEGNEETYGELSFLWFETELMPMSFVQLSNNAFAEKMMMFWQNHFVTQFFDNLEISPLTLRYVNLLRTHSFG, encoded by the coding sequence ATGATGACAAAAGCTCGTTCTCGCCCTGAAGGCAATACACGGAGGTGGAAGGCAGGAAGCCGCCACCCCCAAACCCAGGTAGTCGGTTATACACAGCCTATGCCGGTACTGCAACCGCTGGCTGTACAAACAACCCTTGATACAAATACAGATCCGCTTACAGCATCGCAGGCACGGCATCTACTGCGGCGAACACAGTTTGGCGCTACACCAGCACAGATACAGGCACTGGTTGGTCGGCCGGCCAACCAGGTTGTCGATGAACTCATGCTTGCAGCCCGAAACACGCCGTTGCCTCCAAATCCTTCCTGGTATAATACCTTTCCGACGGAAGGCAACGAAGAAACGTATGGTGAACTCAGCTTTCTGTGGTTCGAGACCGAGCTCATGCCCATGAGCTTTGTGCAACTATCCAATAATGCGTTCGCTGAAAAAATGATGATGTTCTGGCAGAATCATTTTGTCACACAATTTTTCGACAACCTGGAAATTTCACCGTTAACTTTGCGGTATGTCAATTTGCTGCGTACCCATAGTTTTGG